A genomic segment from Sparus aurata chromosome 10, fSpaAur1.1, whole genome shotgun sequence encodes:
- the naa40 gene encoding N-alpha-acetyltransferase 40 codes for MGRKSNRAKEKKARRLEERAAMDAVCAKVDAANKLDDPLAAFPAFKKYDRNGLNLQIECKRVTSLNPLSVEWAFELTRANMQTLYEQSEWGWKEREKRDEMNDERAWYLLARDGDSAPVAFSHFRFDVECGEEVLYCYEVQLESRVRRKGLGKFLIQILQLIANSTQMKKVMLTVFKHNHGAYQFFREALQFEIDETSPSMSGCCGDDCSYEILSRRTKHGEASAGHTHGGGHCGGCCH; via the exons ATGGGG AGGAAGTCCAACAGAGCAAAGGAGAAGAAGGCCCGGCGTCTGGAGGAGAGGGCAGCCATGGATGCCGTCTGTGCCAAGGTGGACGCAGCCAATAAG CTCGATGACCCCCTGGCTGCCTTCCCAGCCTTCAAAAAATACGACAGAAATGG GCTGAACCTGCAGATAGAGTGTAAGAGAGTGACCTCCCTCAACCCGCTGTCTGTGGAGTGGGCCTTCGAACTCACCAGAGCCAACATGCAGACACT GTACGAGCAGAGCGAGTGGGGatggaaggagagggaaaagaGGGATGAGATGAACGACGAGAGGGCGTGGTACCTGTTGGCCCGCGACGGTGACTCCGCCCCTGTGGCCTTCTCTCACTTCCGGTTCGATGTGGAGTGTGGGGAGGAGGTTTTATATTG CTATGAGGTGCAGTTAGAGAGCAGAGTGAGGAGGAAAGGACTCGGGAAGTTCCTCATCCAGATACTGCAGCTCATCGCTAACAG CACACAGATGAAGAAAGTGATGTTGACAGTTTTCAAACACAACCACGGGGCTTACCAGTTCTTCAGAGAAGCTTTACA GTTTGAGATCGATGAGACTTCGCCAAGCATGTCCGGTTGCTGCGGCGACGACTGCTCTTACGAGATCCTCAGCCGGCGGACCAAACACGGCGAGGCCTCGGCGGGACACACCCACGGCGGCGGCCACTGCGGGGGCTGCTGCCACTGA